The Humulus lupulus chromosome 4, drHumLupu1.1, whole genome shotgun sequence genome has a window encoding:
- the LOC133833181 gene encoding uncharacterized protein LOC133833181 — MDNITSLVQYGGNWNENNEYQGYTMSGILIPPNCSLDNLVNLIKKEIKEKTATIEVSYQVEKGTPPMKVVTDNSVLFFLEIKKKVATKITDLPLCVTIIQESNNENDLLLLANQKATAEEMEVGTLLMQANQASINEQMLLEEGMSSTTNEGINVSYIPHFAEEVADFIIEDNTKRKKKLDEIQLVISDYRVNTIEQGQIYKDKNTVKSALSYYAMLHNFQFKTKRSEPREYLVTCADEKCNWLVRASKYKNQHLFKVRKCNPNHTCSVEIVLEDHRQAKSIVVGELIKNKYKSIKRNYTPNDIMNDMNDDFGVTMGYTKAWRSREKALRLVRGNPDDSYQKLPIYLYMLKKANPGTITHLLTDKEDRFKYLYIAFSNSIKGWRYLRPIIVVDGTFLKNAHGGTLFSASTLDSNNNIFVLAFGIADSENDNSWLWFFSKLRETYGEPEGLAIVSDRHKSIDNAVHMVYPNAFHGACMFHLLNNLKGKYGSHGEELQMKFIAAAKAYTQTECENYMKGLDRIDRRIRPYLEKAKYETWARSYSPTKRYTMMTSNIAESLNAALKAARNLPIDILVECLRSLVQKWVWNNSNNANGTFTKVSTATENELRHDIVSKMKYEVLPFNTIEYQVRDQKGINFTVNIHNRTCTCNRFQEDEIPCGHAVAVIAKRNLSVYDYCAKFYRTETLKALYQENVHPLPHKDEWNLPQHLDILVMPPNSTIPAGRPRKKRIRSRGENNVIITCGKCAQPGHNRKTCRNPPFQKPNKQKKPKT, encoded by the exons ATGGACAATATTACTTCtttggttcaatatggaggcaattGGAATGAAAACAACGAGTACCAAGGATACACAATGTCTGGGATATTAATACCACCAAATTGTTCTCTTGACAACTTGGTGAATCTGATAAAAAAGGAGATAAAGGAAAAAACAGCAACTATTGAAGTTTCTTATCAAGTAGAAAAAGGAACACCACCAATGAAGGTTGTAACAGACAATTCAGTGTTGTTCTTcctggaaataaagaaaaaagttgcTACTAAAATAACAGACTTACCATTGTGTGTCACTATAATTCAAGAatcaaacaatgaaaatgaccTTCTTCTACTAGCAAATCAAAAAGCTACAGCAGAAGAAATGGAGGTGGGGACATTATTAATGCAAGCAAATCAAGCTTCCATCAATGAACAAATGTTACTTGAAGAAGGAATGTCAAGCACAAcaaatgagggcataaatgtgtcaTACATACCCCATTTTGCTGAAGAAGTAGCTGATTTCATAATTGAGGacaatacaaaaagaaaaaagaagttggaTGAAATCCAACTAGTAATATCTGATTACAGAGTGAACACAATAGAGCAAGGACAAATTTACAAGGATAAGAACACAGTCAAATCAGCCCTTAGCTACTATGCAATGCTGCATAACTTccagttcaaaacaaaaagatcagAACCTAGAGAGTACCTAGTTACTTGCGCAGATGAAAAATGCAACTGGTTGGTGAGAGCATCTAAGTACAAAAATCAACATTTATTCAAGGTACGGAAATGCAATCCAAATCACACTTGCTCTGTTGAAATTGTTTTGGAAGACCATAGGCAAGCAAAAAGCATCGTAGTTGGGGAattaataaagaataagtacaagtCAATCAAAAGAAATTACACTCCAAATGACATCATGAATGATATGAATGATGACTTTGGAGTAACTATGGGATACACAAAAGCATGGAGATCAAGAGAGAAAGCTTTGCGTCTAGTAAGAGGGAACCCCGATGATTCATATCAGAAGTTGCCAATATATCTTTACATGTTGAAAAAAGCAAATCCAGGAACAATAACACACCTACTCACAGACAAGGAAGATAGATTCAAATACCTATACATAGctttctctaactcaatcaagggttggagatacttgaggcctataattgttgttgatggaacttttTTGAAAAATGCACATGGTGGTACCCTGTTTTCAGCATCAACGTTAGATTCAAACAACAACATTTTCGTGTTGGCTTTTGGAATAGCAGACTCCGAAAATGATAACTCATGGCTATGGTTCTTCTCCAAACTGCGAGAAACCTATGGAGAACCCGAAG GATTGGCTATAGTTTCTGACAGACATAAGAGCATAGACAATGCAGTACATATGGTGTACCCAAATGCTTTCCATGGAGCTTGCATGTTTCACTTACTCAATAATTTGAAAGGCAAGTATGGGAGCCATGGAGAAGAACTACAAATGAAATTCATTGCAGCAGCAAAAGCATACACACAGACAGaatgtgaaaactacatgaaaggCCTTGATAGAATTGATAGACGCATTAGGCCCTATTTAGAAAAAGCCAAGTATGAAACTTGGGCAAGATCATACTCGCCAACAAAAAGATACACCATGATGACATCCAACATCGCAGAATCACTCAACGCTGCACTAAAAGCTGCAAGAAATCTCCCCATTGATATATTGGTTGAATGCCTTAGAAGTTTGGTTCAAAAGTGGGTTTGGAACAACTCAAATAATGCAAATGGAACATTCACAAAAGTCTCTACAGCAACAGAAAATGAATTGAGACATGACATTGTTTCAAAAATGAAGTATGAG GTCTTGCCTTTCAACACAATAGAATACCAAGTTCGTGATCAAAAGGGGATAAATTTCACAGTAAATATACATAATAGAACATGCACTTGCAATAGGTTCCAAGAAGATGAAATACCTTGTGGCCATGCAGTAGCTGTCATTGCAAAAAGAAACTTGAGTGTCTATGATTATTGTGCAAAATTCTACAGAACAGAAACGTTGAAAgcattgtatcaagaaaatgttcATCCTTTGCCCCATAAAGATGAATGGAATCTCCCACAACACTTGGACATACTAGTGATGCCTCCAAATTCAACAATCCCTGCAGGAAGACCAAGAAAGAAACGAATAAGATCAAGAGGGGAAAATAACGTAATAATCACCTGTGGGAAATGTGCACAACCAGGACATAACAGGAAGACTTGCAGGAATCCTCCATTTCAGAAGCCAAATAAACAGAAAAAGCCAAAGACATAG